ACCGGCGGTTGAGGGCGCTGGTCAACGAGGGGGTTGGGGGCGAGTTGCTGAGTCGGCACGAGTACACGTACGAGGCGGAGGGGAACATCACGAGCTGGACGCGGCGGCTGGGAAGCGCGCCGGCGCGGGTGGAGACGTACAGTTACGACAACGCCGACCAGTTGGTTGGGGCGGTGTTGAAGGAAGGGGCGACGACGGTCAGAGAGGTGGGGTACGGGTACGACGCGGCGGGGAATCGGACGAGCGAGACGTTGGCGGTCGGCAGCGGGAGCGGGCCGGCGACGGACTACGAGCGTGTGGAGTGGGACGCGGCGCAGCGGGTGACGGCGATCATCAAGGGCGGACGGCGGAGCGAGTTCGGCTATGACGGGCTTGGGCGGCGCGTGCGCATAGTGGAGAAGGACGGGGCGACGGTCATCAGCGACCGGCGGTACGTGTGGGATGGGGCGGAGGTGGTGGAGGAGCGGGATGGGACAAGTACGGGCGTGGTGACGAAGCGGTACTTTGGGAGCGGGGTCAGGGATGGGAATGAGACGTATTTCTACACGCGGGATCACTTGGGGAGCGTGCGGGAGGTCATTGACGGGAACGGGAATCTTGCGGCGCGGTACGACTACGACCCGTGGGGTCGGCCGACGCAAGTGGCGGGGAGTTACCGGGCGGATTGGGGGTATGCCGGGTATTGGGCGCACCGTCCGAGCGGGTTGAACCTGACGTGGTATCGGGCGTACGACGCGGAGGTGGGACGATGGCTGAGCCGTGACCCGATTGGGGAAACCGGCGGGCTGAATTTGTATGAGTATGTTGGGAACAATCCAGTAAGAAGCAAGGATAGATTAGGTCTTCAGCGATCTCCAGCAGGTCCTAGACCAAATTCTTATATTTATCCGTTTACTATGCCGGATTCTCCGTTTTATCCGCCCCCTCCCCGTCAGTCGTGGCCGCATCCCGAATGTCGTAATCTTTGCCAGGATCAAGCAGGTAGATATTGTGACTGTCATACAATGGTCACTGTTTCAATATGGAATGATGTAAGGGGAATACCGCCACACACGTATTTGCAGACTCCGTACAGAACAGTTGGTCATTATCCTTGGACTCGTGGAAATCCAATTGATAGTGGGAGATTAGTTAACGATTCAGGTCATTTTGGAGGGACTGGGCAAAGCTACAAGGTCTGTCCGCAGACGATGCAGGCTTTAGAGTTTTCAATTAACCAGCATGCAAATGATAACTATGATGTTACCAATCTGATCGGTAGGAATTGTACTGGATGGGCCTGTGAAAGACTAGCAGATGCAGGGTTGCCACCTCCTATCTGGGGGTGGTTGCCAGGCTCTTACACAAACCCGTGGAGAAATTGGCAATGGTAACGCGCTTTGTGAAAAAAAGTCTAACTGTTCCAAGAATAGTATGTTTGGCACTAATAGTAGCACTTTTATTGCTCTACATGTATAGTCAATATAACTCTAATCCATACTGGCTTGGAGAATACAGAGTTAATTTCGTTGAGAGCGCCTTAGTTTATCTGAATAACCTTGAGGATTTAGAAATCACGGTGGATGTTATAAGTGGGGATAAGGTTAATTTATGCAAGTCTTGTGATATAACTACCTTGATGGATGGAAAAATCACGAGATTAAGGGAACGAAAAATAGATACAAGAAATAAATACTTACTAGCTACGCTTGTGGATAAAGGTAGCAAAGGTCATATATGTGTATGCGATGTTTTAGTGTTAGACGGACAACTCAAAGGAAGTGTAATACATATAAGAGATGGAATGTATCCTAGCGAGGGGAATTATAGAATCTTTCAAGCAATCTACGAGATACCGGAATCAGTTGAAATAGCGGAGCAAAGATTGCCGGTGAAAATTGTTGGGTGGTTTGCGAAATAATACGGTTGGTGGTGGAGGTGACTAGCGGCATGGTGGGGCAGAGTGGAGATTGTGGAGGAGCGGGATGGGGTCAACACGGGCGTGGTGACGAAGCGGTACTTTGGGAGCGGGGTGGAAGACGGGAGCGAGAAGTATTTTTACACGCGGGATCACCTGGGGAGCATTCGGGAAGTCATTGACGGGAATGGGAATTTGGCGGCGCGGTACGACTACGACCCGTGGGGGCGGCCGACGCAAGCGGCGGGGAGTTACCGAGCCGACTTCGGCTACGGGGGCTACTGGCGACACGGGGGCAGCGGGTTGGCGCTGACGGACTATCGGGCATACGACGCGGAGGTGGGGCGGTGGCTAAGCCGCGACCCGATTGAGGAGTGGGGCGGGCTGCATCTGTATGCCTATGTGGGAAGCAATCCTGTGCGGCGGGTAGACCCGACGGGGCTGGCGTGCGGTCCGGGCGGGCTGGGAGACAAGCTGGTGCCGGATTTGGTCTTTGAGCCGTACTGCGATTTCCATGATCAGTGTTACCAGTACCATTTGTTGTCGCGTCGGGACTGCGACAAGAAGTTGTGCGAGGGGATGAAATGCCACTGCCGGCACTACCCGACGGATGTGCGCAAGGGGGCGTGCTATGTGGCGGCGTGGGTGTACTGCTGGGCGGTGCAGTGGTTTGGCGGTCGGGCGTACGACAACCGAAAAAACCAAGAGAACTGGAAGCCGGAGAACTGGCCTGACAAGTACAGAAAGCCGTCGGGAGGGTCGGACACCTGCCCGGCGCCGCCGTCCGTGCCGGAGGAATGTCGGAAGTTCTTGGATCGCTAGGGCAGTTTCCGCGCAAGTGGCGCGTACCCTGCGTGAGCCGGGTCAACGGTTTGGCAGGCTAAGTTTTCTTGGAAAGTGTACTAGCTTGTTCCACGGTCTCGGAAACCGTCTGAGCGTGGTCGCCGCCGGCGGCGCTGCCGCGTCAGGGGTGCTGGATGGCGCGTCCACTCCCAGAGGTTGAGAAGACAGGTGATAAGACGAAGGCGCGTGCGCGAAAGGAGGTGGGCAATGACAGTCCGGAACGGCGTGCGATGGGGTTGCTGGGTGGCGGTGCTGTGGCTGACCGGACCGTGGCTGTGGGTCGGCGGCGGCGCGGCGGCGGACAGTTCACCGGCTGCGCCGCGACCGATACAGCTGGAGAAGCTGACATACGAGGTGGTGACGCTGGACGACGCAGGGCGCGAGGTGCGGCGGGAGCGGAAATGGAACTGGGGGTTTCGGGAGGCGCTGGGCAACGGGGTGACGTTGGAGATGCTGCTCATACCGGGCGGAGAGTTTGTGATGGGGGATGGGATTGACACCGTGCCGTTTCCGTTTCCGTGTCACAAGGTGCGGGTGAAGGCGTTTTTTCTGGGGCGGTATGAGGTGACGGAGCGGCAGTGGCGGGAAGTGGCTGGGTGGGGGCGCGTGGAGCGTGGGTTGCCGCGTCGGCCTGGGGCGTGGTTGCCGTTTGGGAGTCGGCACGACGAGTGGCCGGTGCGGCGGGTGACGTGGGAGGAGAGTATGGAGTTTTGTGAGCGGCTGAGGCGGGCGACGGGGCGGGGATATCGGCTGCCGAGCGAGGCGGAGTGGGAGTATGCGTGTCGGGCTGGGACGACGACGGCGTTTCACTTTGGGAACAGCATCAACCATTGTGTGGCGCGGTTTAGGCTGCGGGGCTGTGGGCGGGGGGCGTACGGGGAAGGGGAGTTTGAGGCGCGGCCGGCGGCGGTGGGGAGTCACGGCGTGGCGAACGAGTGGGGGTTGGCGGACATGCACGGGAATGTGGAGGAGTGGTGTGAGGATATTGAGCACTTGGGCTACGAGGGCGCGCCGACGGATGGGCGGGCGTGGGTGGAGATTGTCCGGCCATGTAACGAGAGAAAACGGATTTCTCGGGGCGGCAGTTGGCTGTCATTGGCGATTCAGTGTCGCTCAGCGGGACGTGGGAGCGCGTACAGCAACCGTCGGGAGAAGGACACTGGGTTGCGGGTGGCGATGGACGTGCCGGTGGGTTTGGCGTTGCCGCCGCGGCCGTGAGGGGGTGTGCGCCGGCGTTGCTGTATCCGAGCGGGCAGAAGACGCAGATGAGTTACGCGGACAACGCGGGCGACCGGCGGTTGAGGGCGCTGGTCAACGTGGGGGTTGGGGCGAGTTGCTGAGTCGGCGCGAATACACGTACGAGGCGGAGGGAAACATCACGAGTTGGACGCGGCGGTTGGGAAGCGCGCCGGCGCGGCAAGCCGGGCGGCGAAGACGCGACGGCTTCGGCTTCACCGCCGCATACGCCTACACCCTCGTTGACACGCCCTACCGTTCACCCCTACGCGAGCCGGAAGCCGCCTTCTCCGCTTCAAGCGGCTTGGCGTTTTTGACGTGTTCTTCCAGCCACGTGTACGTCTCCCAGAGCATGTGCAGAATGGATTCCCGCGCCCGGTAGCTGTGGCGCTCATGCGGCAGCATCACCAACCGAACCGTCCCACCGAGACCTTTTATCGCCTGAAAGAGCCGTTCGCTCTGGATGGGAAACGTGCCGGCGTTATCGTCCGCCTCGCCATGGATGAGCAGCAACGGCGCACGAATCTGGTCGGCGTAGTTGAACGGCGACATGCGCTGGTAAACCTCGCGCGCCTGCCAGTAGGTGCGCTCCTCAGCCTGAAAGCCGAACGGCGTGAGCGTCCGATTGTAAGCGCCGCTGCGGGCGACACCGGCGCGGAACAGACGCGAATGCGCCAGCAAGTTGGCCGTCATAAACGCCCCATACGAGTGACCGCCGACGGCGACCCGGTTCGGATCGGCGACGCCGCGCCGAACACACTCGTCAATCGCCGCCTGTGCCGACGCCACCAACTGCTCAATGTAGGTGTCATTCGGCTCGCGTCCGTTTTCGCCGATGATGGGAAATGAGGGGTTGTCAAGGACGGCGTACCCCTGCGTCAACAAAAACAACGGCCCCCAGTAGCTCACCCGAACAAAGCGATACGGCGACCCCTGCACCTGTCCAGCGGCAGCCGCGCTGACAAACTCCTGTGGATACGCCCATATCATCAACGGCAGCGGCCCGTCGCGCTTGGCGTCATAACCGGGCGGCAGATAGAGCGTCGCCGTCAGGTCAACGCCGTCTGCGCGCTTGTAGCGAATCTGTTCCTTCTGGACGCCAATCAACTGCGGCGTTGGATGCGGGAAGTTCGTCAGCGCCGTCAGCTTGCCCGTCGCCAAGTCACGAATGAAGTAGTTCGGCGGTTCGGTCGGCGATTCCCGCGTCAATAACACCCGCTTAGCTTCCGAGTCGAGCAATGCTACAGGTTCTTCGTAGTAGGGCGCTTCCGATCGCCAGAGGCGAGTGGTCTGCCCCGTCCCGACATCGAAGCGATCTAGGAACGGCCGGTCACCTTCCGGCGACGCGCCTTCGCCCGCAAGATAGAGCGTCTTGCCGCCGTCAGGCGACAGAAGCCGCACCGTGCCGTCCGGCGCAACGTACGTCAGGAAGTTGCCGGGATCGCTATAGCGATCTTCCCCAGAGCGTTCGTGAACCAGCGTCGGCTGGGCGGCAGGCGCGTCAGGCTGGAAGCGCCACGTCCGCCGCATGCGCGTCTTCCGCCAGCCTTCATAAGCCAGCGCCAGCTGTCCCGTTCCCCACTGGACACCGCCGAACCGGTACGCAAAGCCGATGGACGGTTGTGGCTCGCCGGTGAACGGTGCGGACAGGAAAAAGAGCCGGTCGCGGATGTCGGCCTTGACGTTCGGATCGCCGCCGTCCTGCGCTTCCACCCAAACGAGCGTCGCCGGAGCGTCGCTCCGCCACTGGACGCTGCGCGGCCCTTTGGCTACGGCGTCAAAGCTTGTGGGGATGTCGTCGCGCAGCGGAAGGTCGGCGATCTCGCGGACGACCCGGCCGCGCTCATCCCACACCTGAATGCGGGTTGGAAAATACGTGGCCGGTAACGTGTACGAGTAGGGGCGATGCAGCGCCTGCACCAACAAGTACCGCCCGTCGGGCGATGGGGCGGCGTTCTGGATCACCGCCGGTCGGCCGATGGGCGTGGCGCGGCCGGTCAAGTCAACCTGAACGAGTTGCGCCGTAAGGTAATAATCGAACAACGCCTCGTCGTACGGATTGCGCAGGAGGTCCTGAAACGTCCGGGCGGGTGTAGCGCGACCGCGATTTTCCTGCACGATGGGGCCGTCCGGGACGGGCGGCGGCGACGGCGGAGCACCGCGTCCCGCCGGTACGACGCGGCACAGCAGCGACCGACCGGTGGGAAACCACTGGAGTGGGCGTCCGACGACGGCGTTGAGCCGCAGGTCGCCCAGTCGCCGCGCGGCGGCTTTTTCAACGTCCAGCAGCCACAACTCAATACGGTCGCCCGCCGTATGGGTGAACGCCACGTGGCGCTCATCCGGCGACCAACTCAGATCGCCCAACCGCGTCGGCGTCGGAAGGCCGGTGACAGGACGTTTGGTTCCGTCGGCAAGCCGGAGGAGCGTGAGGCCGGTGAGGTACGCCGGTTGACTGGGGCCGTTAGTCCGTGGGTTGAGGCGGACGCCGCCCAGTCGGAGTTCGGGTTGGGCGACTTCGGCGATTGGCGGCAGCGCCGGGCGCTCCGCAAGCAACAACCACGTCCGCTGCGGACTCACCAGCGCCGCCGGCGGTAGTGGAGCGTCCACCAGATCAGCGATGGGCTTCGGCGGCGTCCGATAGGAAGTTTGCGCCACAACGAACGGCGCAAGGTCGCCGCTCAACCAGATTGCTAAAAGCAAAAAGCCGATGTGGAGGCAACGACGCGAAGTTGCGCAAAAGGTCATAAGCAACGGGTGTTAGAAAACTTTACAAAGTCAGGCGTCGCCGACGGCCGCAAGTTCAGCGCAACCGAAAATGGCTTCAGGGTGGGTGTAGTGTTTGAACTCCAGCAGGTTTCCAGACGGGTCTTCAAGGAAAAACGTCCGGTGTTCGGTCGGCTCGCCGGGGAAGCGGATACGCGGTCGCTGACGGAAACGCAGTCCGTGGGCCTCGGCGCGCGCCGCCACTGCAGCCCAATCTGCCTCGTCAGCGAACACCATCCCGAAGTGACGAGGGTAAATCCCGGTCTGCGGCGGCGGCGGCTCACTCACAAGGTGGGCGACAATCTGGTGGCCGAAGAAATTCAGAATCAGTGCGCGGTTTGAGGCTCGACCGGACGTGCAACCCAACCCTTCAACATAGAACCGGCGGGTGGCGTCAAGGTCGGTGACAGGGAAAGCAAGATGAAAGCAGGAAATCGCCATAACACACGACAAAGCCGCTCAGGGCGGAACAATTTTGAGCAGCTTGCTGTGTGGGTCAAGGGACGACGCCCCAGCGACGCAGCCGTACTAGCAAGGGACTAGTGTGACCCACTTCCCTTCCAGAAACATTCAGCTCGTCGCAGGGACGGGGTTTTGAAGCGATTTCTTAGCGCCTTCCGTCGGGCTTGAAACCAAAAGTCTTGAGTGTAGCGCGGGCGATCTCACGGGCGGCGCGGCGGGTTTCCGGCGTCCCGTTGGCTTTGGCGTCGGCGTCAAAAGCGACCATCAAACCGGTAAACAGAACGCAGGTGTCATAGAGCGCAGTTTGCTCTTCGGGCGTCCGGCGGGTGACATCCGAGCCGGTGGTCAAAAATTCGTGCACTGTGTCAAGCACGTAGTAGGATTCCTCCTCGGTCAGCTCACGTCCCCGTTCAATCCCCAACGCCGCGCCGATGGCGAGGCCGACAGCGTACGTCAGGTTGTTCCGCCGGAATTCGGGACTGTTTTCCAGTTCGTTAAAGAGCGTCTGACCGAACTCCC
This genomic stretch from Chloracidobacterium sp. harbors:
- a CDS encoding formylglycine-generating enzyme family protein codes for the protein MTVRNGVRWGCWVAVLWLTGPWLWVGGGAAADSSPAAPRPIQLEKLTYEVVTLDDAGREVRRERKWNWGFREALGNGVTLEMLLIPGGEFVMGDGIDTVPFPFPCHKVRVKAFFLGRYEVTERQWREVAGWGRVERGLPRRPGAWLPFGSRHDEWPVRRVTWEESMEFCERLRRATGRGYRLPSEAEWEYACRAGTTTAFHFGNSINHCVARFRLRGCGRGAYGEGEFEARPAAVGSHGVANEWGLADMHGNVEEWCEDIEHLGYEGAPTDGRAWVEIVRPCNERKRISRGGSWLSLAIQCRSAGRGSAYSNRREKDTGLRVAMDVPVGLALPPRP
- a CDS encoding prolyl oligopeptidase family serine peptidase, yielding MTFCATSRRCLHIGFLLLAIWLSGDLAPFVVAQTSYRTPPKPIADLVDAPLPPAALVSPQRTWLLLAERPALPPIAEVAQPELRLGGVRLNPRTNGPSQPAYLTGLTLLRLADGTKRPVTGLPTPTRLGDLSWSPDERHVAFTHTAGDRIELWLLDVEKAAARRLGDLRLNAVVGRPLQWFPTGRSLLCRVVPAGRGAPPSPPPVPDGPIVQENRGRATPARTFQDLLRNPYDEALFDYYLTAQLVQVDLTGRATPIGRPAVIQNAAPSPDGRYLLVQALHRPYSYTLPATYFPTRIQVWDERGRVVREIADLPLRDDIPTSFDAVAKGPRSVQWRSDAPATLVWVEAQDGGDPNVKADIRDRLFFLSAPFTGEPQPSIGFAYRFGGVQWGTGQLALAYEGWRKTRMRRTWRFQPDAPAAQPTLVHERSGEDRYSDPGNFLTYVAPDGTVRLLSPDGGKTLYLAGEGASPEGDRPFLDRFDVGTGQTTRLWRSEAPYYEEPVALLDSEAKRVLLTRESPTEPPNYFIRDLATGKLTALTNFPHPTPQLIGVQKEQIRYKRADGVDLTATLYLPPGYDAKRDGPLPLMIWAYPQEFVSAAAAGQVQGSPYRFVRVSYWGPLFLLTQGYAVLDNPSFPIIGENGREPNDTYIEQLVASAQAAIDECVRRGVADPNRVAVGGHSYGAFMTANLLAHSRLFRAGVARSGAYNRTLTPFGFQAEERTYWQAREVYQRMSPFNYADQIRAPLLLIHGEADDNAGTFPIQSERLFQAIKGLGGTVRLVMLPHERHSYRARESILHMLWETYTWLEEHVKNAKPLEAEKAASGSRRGER
- a CDS encoding VOC family protein — its product is MAISCFHLAFPVTDLDATRRFYVEGLGCTSGRASNRALILNFFGHQIVAHLVSEPPPPQTGIYPRHFGMVFADEADWAAVAARAEAHGLRFRQRPRIRFPGEPTEHRTFFLEDPSGNLLEFKHYTHPEAIFGCAELAAVGDA